Within the Bacillaceae bacterium S4-13-56 genome, the region TAAAAATAACATCTCTCGATTTAAATCATTCTTTAATTATACATTTTATCTGCAGCATTAGTTGAAGTCAATATCTAAACCTTGGCCAGTTCTAATCACAGAAAGGGATCTATAATGCCATTTAAAAACTGATTTGAGTTAATCTTCGAATTCAAAAACAATTTTGATTCGTAAAATCAAAAATACATAAAACCCTTCTAAGGGGAAATTCTAAATTTGAACCATACAAATTAGGAGGTCATCAAGGGTGCCAAACCAAAATCTAAATCAAATGCAGGGTGGACAAATGCAACAAAACATGAACCAAGGGACAAGCATGAATCATGGGGCTCATGAGATGCTCGACTCTCATGAATTAATTGGGTGTTTAATCGGTGTCATTGAACAGTATCAACTCTACGATCAAAACATTCAAGATCAGGAATTAAAAGACATCTTACAACGTCAAACTTCGTTCATGACACAAATGTACAACACAATCGTAGAAAGCTTCAACACAGGGCAGGATCCAACTGTACCAACTCAGCAATACAAGATGCAGCAAAGTAACGAGGTCACCTATGGATTGAAGCCTAGTCAACCTAAAAAACCAAAGATAGCAGTCAATGAGCTAACAGATGATTGTTATTCTTCCTTTATGTTAGGACAAACAAAGGCAGCTGCCTCTACCCTTACTATGGCAGCTGTAGAAATGAATAATCCTGTCCTACGCCGTGTAGTTGCAGATAGTGTCCCAAACATGATTGAAATGAGTTATGAGCTATTCTTATATCAGAATAAGAAGGGATATTACCAAGTACCGCAGCTAAATCAACAAGATATGAATATAATGTT harbors:
- a CDS encoding spore coat protein, whose protein sequence is MQGGQMQQNMNQGTSMNHGAHEMLDSHELIGCLIGVIEQYQLYDQNIQDQELKDILQRQTSFMTQMYNTIVESFNTGQDPTVPTQQYKMQQSNEVTYGLKPSQPKKPKIAVNELTDDCYSSFMLGQTKAAASTLTMAAVEMNNPVLRRVVADSVPNMIEMSYELFLYQNKKGYYQVPQLNQQDMNIMLQSYTKAPQQGMH